The genomic interval GCATGGTGAGGCGCCAACTGGCCTCCGTGAGCAGGCCGGAGAGGACCAGGCCCATCGAGAAACCGGTGGCCGCGCAGGTGGTGTAGATGGACAGGGCGCGGTTGCGCAGCGGGCCCTCGGGGAACGTCGTCGTGATGATCGACAGGCCGGCCGGTGCGGTGAAGGCCGCGCTGAGGCCCTTGATGAAACGGCTGGCGATCAGCAGCGGGCCCGAGTCGACGAGCCCGCCGAGCAGCGAGGCCACCGCGAAGACACCCAGGGCGACCAGGAAGACCTGGCGTCGGCCGAGCAGGTCGGCGGTGCGGCCGCCGAGGAGGAGCAGGCCGCCGTATCCCAGGATGTAGCCGCTGACGATCCATTGGAGCGTCGAGGTGGAGAGGTCGAGTTCGGAGCCGATGGAGGGCAGGGCGACGCCGACCATCGACACGTCGAGCGCGTCCAGGAACATCGCGGCGCAGAGCACCAGCAGGGTGCCCCACAGCCGTGGGGTCCAGCGGACCGCCGAGGACGGGGCCGCGGGAGGGGAGAGCGGAGAGGTCATGCCGCAGACAATACATGCGCATGCATTGAATGCGAACGCATTTAATTCCGATGCAACAAACTCGTTTCTCTGCTACGGTGCGCTGTCATGGCGGCGAAGAAGGCCGAACAGGCGCTCGTGGACCAATGGCGGGAGATGCTGGCGCTGCATGCCCGCACGCAGTGCGAACTCGACCGGGCTCTGCATCAACACGGCCTGTGCGGCAGCGACTTCGAGGTGTTGGACGTACTGTCCGGCGACTGCGACGCGTTTCGCGTCCAGGAGATCTCCGAGCGTGTCCACCTCAGTCAGAGCGCCCTGTCCCGCCTGATCGCCCGGCTGGAGAAGGACGGCCTCGTCGAGCGCGGCATGTGCGCGGAGGACCGGCGGGGCGTCCGTGTGACCCTCACGGACAAGGGGCGGACGCTGCACGGTGAGGTACTCCCGTTGCAGCGCGCGGTGTTGACGAAGATGCTGACCAGCTGACGCATCGTCAGCTCCAGATCCGTCAGCTCCGGATCCTCTAGCTCCACGTTACGGCGGACTTCTCCCGCCACAGCCCTGCGACCGACACGTCACCGGTCACGCTCGGGAACGGCCCCCGGTTCCACAGCGCCCGGTACAACTGCCCGGCAGGACCGGCCAGTTCGCAGTCGGCGACCCCGGTGCCGTCCCGCTCGGCGGCGGGCGGTTCCTGGGACAGCCGTACGGTCCACACGGCGTCGTCCGCGTCCGTCGCGCGCACCCGCAGCACCCGGGGCTTCTCGCTGCGGACCCTGCTCTTGCTGCGGCCATGGAAGCCGCGCAGCAACTCGTCGATGCCGTCGGCCGCGAAGTCCGGGGCGATCTCGCCGGCCGTTCCGCCGCGCGCCGCCTCGGCGTCCATCCGGTGCACGGTCGTCTCGTGCGCCTGCCGCCGTGCCCAGAACGCGAGCGGTGACGGCGCCGCGAAGAACTGCCAGCACTCCACGTCGGGCGGGGCGGCGGAGAGGGTGTCCACGAGGGAGCGGTGCCCCGCCCGGAACCAGGCCACCAACTCGGCGCCGTCCAGGTCCGGGAGGCCGCCGTCGGGGTGGTACGCGGTGTGCCCATCGGCGACGAACGCGGTCGCCCAGCGATGCACCACCCCCGTGTGCCGCAGCAGATCCCGCACCTGCCACCCCGGACAGGGCGGCACCTCGGCGTCGACGCCCGCCGCCTCCGCGGCCGAGGCCAGCAGGCCGCCCTCCCGGTCCAGGGTCCGTACGAACGCATCGGTGTCCATGCGGCCGAGTGTGCCGTATCGCAAGGATGGTGCGCGCGTCAGCGAGAGAGGGCGGCGCGTGCGTCAGGCGGAGGCGAGCGCCTTGCGCAGGACGGTGACGGCCATCGTGATCGCGGCCTCGGCGGCGTGCGTCTCGCGCAGGGCATTGAGCATCACGAAGTCGTGGATGACCCCCTGGAAACGGACGGCGGTGACGGGGACTCCGGCCTCGCGGAGCCTGTCGGCGTACGCCTCGCCCTCGTCGCGCAGGACGTCGGCCTCGCCGGTGATGACGAGGGCCGGGGGCAGCCCGGTGAGCTGCTCGGTGGTTGCCCGCAGCGGGGAGGCCGTGATCTGGGCGCGCTCGGCCTCGTCGGTCGTGTACTGGTCCCAGAACCACTGCATGCCGTCGCGGCGCAGGAAGTAGCCGGTGGCGAACCGGTCGTAGGAACCGGTGTCGAAGTTCGCGTCGGTGACCGGGTAGAACAACACCTGCTGGAGCAGCGGGCCGCCGCCGTGCCCCTCGCCATCGGTGACGCCATGGGCCTGACGCCCGATCAGGACGCCCTGGCCAAGCGGCTTCTCCGGCTGATCACCGCCAACGTCGCCGCGGGCTGAACCGCCCGCCAGCTGCGCGTTCCCGCTCGACGAGACGTCCTGTCGTCGCGGCTGTTCACCTTAGCTTGCAGGTCCAACGGCATCTCCTGGACCGGGTCCCCGTATACGGTCCGAAGCGATTTCCCGAGAAGAAATGGCTTACGTCAATGGAGATTCGAGCCGATCAAGCGCGAGGTGCCATGCCGACCCAGGTGTCCGAAGTCTCACCGCCGGCCCCCCAGCCGGAGGCCCCGTCCCGGAACGTCACCGCCACCATCGCCCTGGCCTGCGTGGGGGTCTTCGTCTCCTACCTGCCGGTCGTCGGGGTGTCGGTCGCGCTCCCGGTGATCCAGCAGGCGCTCGACGCGTCCACCACCGGGCTCCAGTGGATCACCGACGCGTTCATCCTGCCGACCGCCGCCCTGCTCCTGACCTGCGGTGTCGTCGGCGACCTCTACGGCCGCAAGAAGATGTACCTGATCGGCCTGACGCTGTCCTGTCTCGGCTGTCTCGTCGCCCTCACCGCGCACGGCGTCGTCCAGGTCTGCGTCGGCCAGGCGCTCACCGGCGTCGGCACCGCCGCCCTGCTTCCCGCGACCCTCGGCCTGATCAGCCACGTCTGCCCCGACCACCGCAAACGGGGCGCCGCGATAGCCCTGTGGACGGCCGCCCTCGGCCTCGGCCTGACCCTCGGCCCCCTCTTCAACGGCCTGATCGTGGAGCACGCGAGCTGGCGCTGGATCTTCCTGCCCACCCTGGCCGTCGGCGCCGTCACGGTCCTGGTCGGCGCCTTCGCCCTGACCGACTCCCGCTCGGACCGCGAACGCCACCTCGACATCCCCGGCCAACTCCTGGCCGTCGTCGCCGTCACCGCCATCGTCTACGGCGTCATCGAGGGCGGCGGCGCCCCGGGCTGGGGTTCGGCCGAGGTCGTCACCGCGTTCGTCGTGGCGGCGCTCGCCCTGCCGGCCTTCGTCCTGGTCGAACTGCGGTCGCGCTGCCCGATGTTGGACATGCGGCTCTTCACGTCCCCGGCGTTCTCCGGGGCCGCGTTCGTCATGGCGCTCACCCTGTTCGCCCAGGTCGGGCTGGTCTTCTCGCTCAGCGAGTACTTCGGGCTCGTCCATCACGCCTCGACGTGGGACATCGGGGTGCGCCTGATCGCGCTCAACGGCTTCACCGTCGTCCTCGGCCCGGTGGTCGGCCGGCTCATGCACCGGTTCTCGCCCGGCCTCGTGCTGGTGACCGGACTGCTCGTCGGCGGCATCGGGGCGCTCCTGGTCAGCCTCTTCGACGCCACCACCGGAACCGGCGAAGCGGCCCTCGTCATCGCGGTGTTGGGCATCGGCATCGCGCTGGCGATGGCCCCCATCACCACCATCGCCATGAACAGTCTGCCGCGCCGGCTGGGCAGCACCGCCGGTGCCGCCAACAGCGCCCTCCGGCAGATCGGCAGCGCCCTGGGCCCCGCCATCTTCGGCGTCGTCCTCACCCACCGCACCCTCGGCACCCTGCCCGCCCACGTCGCCGCGTCCGGCCTCGACCCTGCCGACCAGGGCCAGGTCATCGGCATGGTCGACGGCGCCGGCATCCAGGCGGGCGCGTTCCTGCACCTGAACACCGGCGAGGCGACGGGCCGGGCCCTGGCCGCCTACGGGGCGAGCTTCACGGACGCGCTGCACACCTGCGCCCTGGTCGGCGGCATCGGCATGCTGATCGCCGCGGCCGTCGCCTTCCTCACGATCGGCATCCGTGCCCGCGCGCCGCACGGCGAGGGGGAGGCTGTCGCGGCCACGCATCCTGCCGCCGGGGCGGCGGGTGTTGGTGAGGGCGGCTGAGAAACGGCTGCTGTATGAGGGGCAGTTGTCTTTCGGTGCGGGACGCCGAGGGGCGACTGCCCTTGCCGTAGGTCCCGTTGGCCGACGGTACGGCCGTGTCGGCCCCATCCGCCCGGTGTCTTGCGCGGGGTGCCTTCGAAAACTGGTGACGGCGAAAACTGGGGACGGCGAACTCGCCGCGAAGTGACGGGTGTGTTTCCGCAGGCCCCTTTTTGCAGAAATG from Streptomyces sp. NBC_01288 carries:
- a CDS encoding MarR family winged helix-turn-helix transcriptional regulator; translated protein: MAAKKAEQALVDQWREMLALHARTQCELDRALHQHGLCGSDFEVLDVLSGDCDAFRVQEISERVHLSQSALSRLIARLEKDGLVERGMCAEDRRGVRVTLTDKGRTLHGEVLPLQRAVLTKMLTS
- a CDS encoding maleylpyruvate isomerase family mycothiol-dependent enzyme, translated to MDTDAFVRTLDREGGLLASAAEAAGVDAEVPPCPGWQVRDLLRHTGVVHRWATAFVADGHTAYHPDGGLPDLDGAELVAWFRAGHRSLVDTLSAAPPDVECWQFFAAPSPLAFWARRQAHETTVHRMDAEAARGGTAGEIAPDFAADGIDELLRGFHGRSKSRVRSEKPRVLRVRATDADDAVWTVRLSQEPPAAERDGTGVADCELAGPAGQLYRALWNRGPFPSVTGDVSVAGLWREKSAVTWS
- a CDS encoding MFS transporter — protein: MPTQVSEVSPPAPQPEAPSRNVTATIALACVGVFVSYLPVVGVSVALPVIQQALDASTTGLQWITDAFILPTAALLLTCGVVGDLYGRKKMYLIGLTLSCLGCLVALTAHGVVQVCVGQALTGVGTAALLPATLGLISHVCPDHRKRGAAIALWTAALGLGLTLGPLFNGLIVEHASWRWIFLPTLAVGAVTVLVGAFALTDSRSDRERHLDIPGQLLAVVAVTAIVYGVIEGGGAPGWGSAEVVTAFVVAALALPAFVLVELRSRCPMLDMRLFTSPAFSGAAFVMALTLFAQVGLVFSLSEYFGLVHHASTWDIGVRLIALNGFTVVLGPVVGRLMHRFSPGLVLVTGLLVGGIGALLVSLFDATTGTGEAALVIAVLGIGIALAMAPITTIAMNSLPRRLGSTAGAANSALRQIGSALGPAIFGVVLTHRTLGTLPAHVAASGLDPADQGQVIGMVDGAGIQAGAFLHLNTGEATGRALAAYGASFTDALHTCALVGGIGMLIAAAVAFLTIGIRARAPHGEGEAVAATHPAAGAAGVGEGG